One part of the Vitis riparia cultivar Riparia Gloire de Montpellier isolate 1030 chromosome 8, EGFV_Vit.rip_1.0, whole genome shotgun sequence genome encodes these proteins:
- the LOC117920976 gene encoding probable aspartyl protease At4g16563: MASFTTLLFSVFTLFSLLVLASSSKNNIPATITIPLTPTFTKNPSTEPLLFLQHLATASMSRSHHLKYGKASPLIQTSLFPHYGGHTIPLSFGTPPQKLSFQVDTGSHVVWAPCTTHYTCTNCSFSNPKKVPIFNPELSSSDKILGCRDPKCADTSSPDVHLGCPRCNGNSKKCSHACPQYTLQYGTGAESGFFLLENLHLPGKTIHKFLVGCTTSADRETSSYALAGFGRTMFSLPMQMGVKKFAYCLNSHDYDDTRNSGKLILDYSDGETQGLSYAPFLKNPPDYLVYYYLGVKDMKIGNKLLRIPGKYLTPGSDSRGGVIIDSGFTYGYMTLPVFKIVTNELKKQMSKYRRSLEAEAESGLTPCYNFTGHKSIKIPDLIYQFTGGANMVVPGMNYFLVFSEASLGCFPVTTDSPTNNLEFTPGPSIILGNYQQVDHYVEFDLKNERLGFRQQTC; encoded by the coding sequence ATGGCTTCTTTTACTACTTTGCTTTTCTCTGTCTTTactctcttctctctccttGTCTTGGCATCTTCCTCCAAAAATAACATACCTGCCACCATTACCATCCCTCTAACACCAACATTTACAAAGAACCCATCTACCGAACCGTTGCTGTTTCTCCAACACCTTGCCACTGCATCCATGTCCAGATCCCATCATTTGAAATATGGGAAGGCCAGCCCTCTCATACAAACCTCTCTTTTTCCTCATTATGGAGGTCACACCATCCCTCTCAGCTTCGGCACTCCTCCACAAAAACTCTCCTTCCAGGTGGACACAGGAAGTCATGTAGTATGGGCCCCGTGCACAACTCACTACACATGCACTAACTGTTCTTTTTCAAACCCCAAAAAGGTCCCCATCTTCAATCCCGAACTTTCGTCATCTGATAAGATCTTGGGGTGCAGAGATCCCAAATGTGCAGACACTTCCTCCCCAGATGTTCACCTCGGGTGCCCCCGCTGCAATGGCAATTCCAAAAAATGCTCCCACGCTTGCCCACAATACACTCTTCAGTATGGCACAGGAGCAGAATCTGGGTTTTTTCTATTAGAAAACCTCCACTTGCCCgggaaaacaattcataaatttcttgttggGTGTACAACATCCGCTGACCGTGAAACTTCTTCTTACGCACTTGCGGGGTTCGGTCGCACAATGTTCTCGTTGCCGATGCAGATGGGTGTGAAGAAGTTTGCTTACTGTCTCAATTCGCACGATTACGATGACACCCGGAACAGCGGCAAGTTGATTTTGGACTACAGTGATGGCGAAACCCAAGGACTTTCCTATGCTCCCTTTCTCAAGAACCCTCCTGACTACCTGGTTTACTACTACTTGGGTGTCAAAGATATGAAGATCGGAAACAAGCTCCTCAGGATTCCAGGCAAGTATCTGACTCCAGGATCTGACAGCCGAGGTGGTGTCATAATAGATTCTGGTTTCACGTACGGCTACATGACACTACCGGTTTTTAAGATAGTGACAAATGAACTGAAAAAGCAGATGTCCAAGTATAGGAGATCTCTTGAGGCAGAAGCCGAGAGCGGTTTGACACCTTGTTATAATTTCACAGGCCACAAATCCATAAAAATCCCCGACTTAATTTACCAATTTACAGGTGGCGCAAATATGGTGGTGCCAggaatgaattattttttggttttttctgaGGCAAGCTTGGGTTGTTTCCCCGTCACCACTGATTCGCCTACCAACAATTTGGAATTCACTCCGGGACCGTCTATTATTCTGGGGAATTATCAGCAGGTGGATCATTATGTGGAGTTTGACCTCAAAAATGAGCGTCTTGGTTTCCGACAACAAACTTGCTAG
- the LOC117920977 gene encoding probable aspartyl protease At4g16563 yields MASSTSLLFSVFTFFSFLFLASSSKDNTPATITIPLTSTFTNKPSTEPLLFLQHLAISSLSRAHQLKHGKASPLTQISLFPHSYGGHSIPLSFGTPPQKLSFLVDTGSQVVWAPCTTHYTCTNCSFSDPKKVPIFNPKLSSSYKILGCRNPKCSLGCPRCNGNSKNCSHACPQYGLQYGTGSASGFFLLENLNFPGKTIHKFLVGCTTSAAHEPTSDALAGFGRTMYSLPMQMGVKKFAYCLNSHDYDDTRNSSKLILDFSDGETRGLSYAPFLKNPPDYPFYYYLGVKDMKIGNKLLRIPGKYLTPGSDSRGGVMIDSGFAYGYMTLPVFKIVTNELKKQMFKYRRSLELETQTGVTPCYNFTGHKSIKIPDLIYQFRGGANMVVPGMNYFLLFPEASLGCFPVTTDSPTNNLEFTPGPSIILGNYQQVDHYVEFDLKNERLGFRQQTC; encoded by the coding sequence ATggcttcttctacttctttgcttttctctgTCTTTactttcttctctttccttttcttagcATCTTCCTCCAAAGATAACACACCTGCCACCATTACCATCCCTCTAACATCAACATTTACAAACAAGCCATCCACCGAACCCTTGCTATTTCTCCAACACCTTGCCATTTCATCCTTGTCCAGAGCCCATCAATTGAAACATGGGAAGGCCAGCCCTCTCACAcaaatttctctttttcctcaTAGTTATGGAGGTCACAGCATCCCTCTCAGCTTCGGCACTCCTCCACAAAAACTCTCCTTCCTGGTGGACACAGGAAGTCAAGTAGTATGGGCCCCGTGTACAACTCACTATACATGCACCAACTGTTCTTTCTCAGACCCCAAAAAGGTCCCCATCTTTAATCCCAAACTTTCGTCGTCTTATAAGATCTTGGGGTGCAGAAACCCCAAATGTTCCCTCGGGTGCCCTCGCTGCAATGGCAATTCCAAAAATTGCTCCCACGCTTGCCCACAATATGGTCTTCAGTATGGCACAGGATCAGCATCTGGGTTTTTTCTATTAGAAAACCTCAACTTTCCCgggaaaacaattcataaatttcttgttggGTGTACAACATCCGCTGCTCATGAACCTACTTCTGACGCACTTGCGGGGTTCGGTCGCACAATGTACTCGTTGCCGATGCAGATGGGTGTGAAGAAGTTCGCTTACTGTCTCAATTCGCACGATTACGATGACACCCGGAACAGCAGTAAGTTGATTTTGGACTTCAGTGATGGCGAAACCAGAGGACTTTCCTATGCTCCCTTTCTCAAGAACCCTCCTGACTACCCGTTTTACTACTACTTGGGTGTCAAAGATATGAAGATCGGAAACAAGCTTCTCAGGATTCCAGGCAAGTATCTGACTCCAGGATCTGACAGCCGAGGTGGTGTCATGATAGATTCTGGTTTCGCGTACGGCTACATGACACTACCGGTTTTTAAGATAGTGACAAATGAACTGAAAAAGCAGATGTTCAAGTATAGGAGATCTCTTGAGCTAGAAACCCAGACCGGTGTCACACCTTGTTATAATTTCACAGGCCACAAATCCATAAAAATCCCCGACTTAATTTACCAATTTAGAGGTGGCGCAAATATGGTGGTGCCAggaatgaattattttttgctttttcctGAGGCAAGCTTGGGTTGTTTCCCCGTCACCACTGATTCGCCTACCAACAATTTGGAATTCACTCCGGGACCGTCTATTATTCTGGGGAATTATCAGCAGGTGGATCATTATGTGGAGTTTGACCTCAAAAATGAGCGTCTTGGTTTCCGACAACAAACTTGCTAG